The following proteins are co-located in the Mus caroli chromosome 7, CAROLI_EIJ_v1.1, whole genome shotgun sequence genome:
- the Arap1 gene encoding arf-GAP with Rho-GAP domain, ANK repeat and PH domain-containing protein 1 isoform X3, with protein sequence MASIPGLSEEPLPSRVPRAVRVASLLSEGEELSGDDAEDEDDHAYEGIPNGGWPTSGLNPPLRSLIPDLPLHPMDELPGGPTPITPVIKAGWLDKNPPQGSYIYQKRWVRLDADYLRYFDSNKDAYSKRFVPVACICRVAPIGDQKFEVITNNRTFAFRAESDVERNEWMQALQQAVVEHRARFRLSSASVLGVRGSEQPDRAGSLELRGFKNKLYVAVTGDKVQLYKNMEEFHLGIGITLIDMNVGNVKEVDRRSFDLTTPYRIFSFSADSELEKEQWLEAMQGAIAEALSTSEVAERIWAAAPNRFCADCGAAQPDWASINLCIVICKRCAGEHRGLGAGVSKVRSLKMDRKVWTEALIQLFLHLGNGPGNHFWAANVPPSEALEPSSSPGARRYHLEAKYREGKYRRYHPLFGNQEELDKALCAAVTTTDLAETQALLGCGAGVSCFSGDPAAPTPLALAEQAGQTLQMEFLRNNQSTEVPRLDSVKPLEKHYSVTLPTVSHSGFLYKTASAGKPLQDRRAREEFSRRWCVLSDGVLSYYENERAVTPNGEIRASEIVCLAVSPLDTHGFEHTFEVYTEGERLYLFGLENAELAHEWVKCIAKAFVPPLAEDLLARDFERLGRLPCKAGLSLQQAQEGWFALTGSELRAVFPEGPWEEPLQLRRLQELSIQGDSENQVLVLVERRRTLYIQGERRLDFMAWLGVIQKAAASLGDTLSEQQLGDSDIPVIVYRCVDYITQCGLTSEGIYRKCGQTSKTQRLLDSLRQDARSVHLKEGEQHVDDVSSALKRFLRDLPDGLFTRAQRLAWLEASEIEDEEEKISRYRELLVHLPPVNRATVKALISHLYCVQCFSDTNQMNTHNLAIVFGPTLFQTDGQDYKAGKVVEDLINHYVVVFSVDEEELRKQREEVTAIVKMRVAGTASGTQHAGDFICTVYLEEKKVETEQHVKIPASMTAEELTLEILDRRNVSIREKDYWTCFEVNEKEEAERPLHFAEKVLPIVHGLGIDSHLVVKKCQSMEAMLLYLASRVGDTKHGMMKFREDRSLLGLGLPSGGFHDRYFILNSSCLRLYKEVRSHRPEKEWPVKSLKVYLGVKKKLRPPTCWGFTVVHETEKHEKQQWYLCCDTQMELREWFATFLSVQHDGLVWPSEPSRVSRAVPEVRMGSVSLIPLRGSENEMRRSVAAFTADPLSLLRHV encoded by the exons ATGGCTTCTATTCCGGGCTTGAGT GAGGAGCCCCTGCCAAGCCGAGTCCCACGGGCCGTTCGTGTGGCTAGTCTGCTGAGCGAGGGGGAGGAGCTGTCTGGGGATGATGCGGAAGATGAAGATGACCATGCCTATGAGGGTATCCCCAA TGGTGGGTGGCCAACAAGTGGCCTGAATCCACCCTTACGCAGCCTGATCCCTGATCTCCCACTGCACCCCATGGATGAGTTGCCTGGGGGTCCCACCCCCATCACACCTGTCatcaaggctggctggctggacaaGAACCCACCACAGGG GTCTTATATCTATCAGAAGCGATGGGTGAGACTGGATGCTGATTACCTGCGATACTTTGACAGTAACAAG GATGCCTACTCTAAGCGCTTTGTTCCTGTGGCCTGCATCTGCCGAGTAGCTCCTATTGGAGACCAGAAGTTTGAAGTGATCACAAACAATCGGACCTTCGCCTTCCGGGCAGAGAGTGATG TGGAGCGGAACGAGTGGATGCAGGCCCTGCAGCAGGCAGTAGTTGAGCATCGAGCCCGTTTTCGGCTCTCTAGTGCTTCTGTGTTGGGAGTCCGAGGCTCCGAGCAGCCTGACCGTGCTGGCAGCCTGGAGCTACGAGGCTTCAAGAATAAGCTTTACGTGGCTGTGACTGGGGACAAAGTACAGCTCTATAAGAATATGGAG GAATTCCATCTGGGCATTGGTATCACCCTCATCGACATGAATGTGGGCAATGTCAAGGAAGTGGATCGGCGCAGCTTTGACCTCACTACCCCCTACCGCATCTTCAG CTTCTCGGCTGATTCAGAGTTAGAGAAGGAACAGTGGCTGGAGGCCATGCAGGGCGCCATCGCAGAGGCCCTATCTACCTCAGAGGTGGCTGAGCGCATCTGGGCCGCAGCCCCCAACAGGTTCTGTGCCGACTGTGGGGCCGCCCAGCCTGACTGGGCCTCCATCAACCTCTGCATTGTCATCTGCAAGCGCTGTGCAG GGGAGCACCGCGGCCTGGGTGCAGGAGTGTCCAAGGTGCGGAGTTTGAAGATGGACAGGAAGGTGTGGACAGAAGCACTCATCCAG CTCTTCTTACATCTGGGCAATGGCCCTGGGAACCACTTCTGGGCTGCCAATGTGCCTCCTAGTGAGGCCCTGGAGCCCAGCAGCAGCCCTGGTGCCCGGCGGTATCACCTGGAGGCCAAGTACAGAGAGGGCAAGTACCGCCGCTACCACCCGCTCTTTGGCAACCAAGAGGAGCTGGACAAG GCCCTGTGTGCTGCAGTTACTACCACTGACCTGGCTGAGACCCAGGCACTCCTGGGCTGTGGGgctggggtcagctgcttctcagGGGACCCAGCAGCTCCCACACCCCTGGCTCTTGCTGAGCAGGCAGGACAGACTCTGCAGATGGAGTTTCTACGAAATAATCAGAGTACAG AGGTCCCTCGGTTGGACTCAGTGAAGCCCTTGGAAAAGCACTACTCCGTTACCCTGCCAACTGTGAGCCACAGCGGCTTCCTGTACAAAACTGCTTCTGCCGGCAAGCCTCTGCAGGACCGCCGTGCCCGGGAAG AGTTCAGCCGGCGCTGGTGTGTCCTGAGTGATGGGGTCCTGAGCTACTATGAGAACGAACGGGCAGTGACACCCAATGGGGAGATTCGGGCCAGCGAGATAGTATGCCTAGCCGTTTCCCCTCTGGACACCCATGG CTTTGAGCACACCTTTGAGGTGTACACAGAGGGAGAACGGCTGTACCTGTTTGGGCTGGAGAATGCAGAGCTGGCTCACGAGTGGGTCAAGTGCATTGCCAAG GCTTTCGTGCCTCCCCTGGCTGAGGACCTGCTAGCCCGGGACTTTGAACGTCTTGGGCGCCTACCCTGTAAAGCTGGCCTGAGCCTTCAGCAGGCTCAGGAAGGCTGGTTTGCCTTGACTGGCTCTGAGCTCCGGGCTGTCTTCCCAGAGGGGCCCTGGGAAGAGCCACTGCAGCTCCGGAGACTGCAAGAGCTTT CTATCCAAGGAGACAGCGAGAACCAAGTGCTGGTGCTGGTGGAGCGGAGGAG GACACTGTACATCCAGGGTGAGCGGCGGCTGGACTTCATGGCTTGGCTAGGGGTCATCCAGAAAGCAGCAGCCAGCTTGGGAGACACACTATCAGAACAACAGCTTGGGGACTCGGACATTCCAGTGATTGTGTACCGCTGTGTAGACTACATCACGCAGTGTG GCTTGACCTCAGAGGGTATCTATCGAAAGTGTGGTCAGACCTCCAAGACTCAGAGACTGCTAGACAGCCTCCGGCAGGACGCACGCTCTGTGCACCTAAAGGAGGGAGAACAGCACGTGGACGACGTCTCCTCTGCACTCAAACGCTTCCTCAGGGACCTGCCGGATGGGCTCTTCACACGTGCGCAGCGCCTGGCCTGGCTGGAGGCCTCTG agatcgaggatgaggaagaaaagatCTCCAGGTATCGAGAGCTCTTGGTGCATCTGCCCCCTGTCAACCGGGCCACTGTGAAGGCCCTTATCAGCCATCTGTACTG TGTACAGTGCTTCTCAGACACAAaccaaatgaacacacacaaccTGGCTATCGTGTTCGGGCCTACACTCTTCCAGACAGACGGGCAGGACTACAAGGCCGGCAAGGTGGTGGAAGACCTCATCAACCACTACGTGGTGGTGTTCAGT GTGGACgaggaggagctgaggaagcagagggaggaagtcACGGCCATCGTGAAGATGCGAGTGGCTGGCACTGCCAGTGGGACCCAG CATGCTGGTGACTTCATCTGCACAGTCTACCTggaggagaagaaggtggagacTGAACAGCATGTTAAG atcccagcatccatgaCTGCAGAGGAGCTTACGCTGGAGATCCTGGACCGCCGCAATGTGAGCATCAGGGAGAAGGACTACTGGACTTGCTTTGAGGTCAacgagaaggaggaggcag AGCGCCCGCTGCACTTTGCAGAGAAGGTGCTGCCCATTGTGCATGGGCTGGGCATAGACAGCCATCTGGTGGTGAAGAAGTGCCAGTCCATGGAGGCCATGCTGTTGTACTTGG CCAGCCGTGTGGGTGACACCAAGCATGGTATGATGAAGTTCCGTGAAGACCGCAGCCTCCTGGGTCTGGGGCTACCTTCGGGTGGCTTCCACGATCGTTACTTCATTCTCAACAGCAGCTGCCTACGGCTCTACAAGGAGGTTCGG agTCACCGGCCTGAGAAGGAGTGGCCTGTCAAGAGCCTCAAAGTCTACCTGGGTGTAAAGAAGAAACTGCGGCCACCTACTTG CTGGGGCTTCACGGTGGTGCATGAGACAGAAAAGCACGAGAAGCAGCAGTG GTACCTCTGCTGTGACACTCAGATGGAACTTCGAGAGTGGTTTGCCACCTTCCTCTCTGTGCAG CACGATGGCCTGGTGTGGCCCTCTGAGCCCTCTCGAGTGTCCCGGGCAGTGCCTGAGGTCCGGATGGGCAGTGTATCGCTGATCCCGCTACGAGGCAGTGAAAATGAAATGCGCCGGAGTGTGGCAGCCTTCACTGCTGACCCCCTTTCC CTCCTCCGCCATGTCTGA
- the Arap1 gene encoding arf-GAP with Rho-GAP domain, ANK repeat and PH domain-containing protein 1 isoform X5: MWEELATTPQPLPLPLLQGRGSLRSSRGSLCPDQQLCPRTHRALCAAVTTTDLAETQALLGCGAGVSCFSGDPAAPTPLALAEQAGQTLQMEFLRNNQSTEVPRLDSVKPLEKHYSVTLPTVSHSGFLYKTASAGKPLQDRRAREEFSRRWCVLSDGVLSYYENERAVTPNGEIRASEIVCLAVSPLDTHGFEHTFEVYTEGERLYLFGLENAELAHEWVKCIAKAFVPPLAEDLLARDFERLGRLPCKAGLSLQQAQEGWFALTGSELRAVFPEGPWEEPLQLRRLQELSIQGDSENQVLVLVERRRTLYIQGERRLDFMAWLGVIQKAAASLGDTLSEQQLGDSDIPVIVYRCVDYITQCGLTSEGIYRKCGQTSKTQRLLDSLRQDARSVHLKEGEQHVDDVSSALKRFLRDLPDGLFTRAQRLAWLEASEIEDEEEKISRYRELLVHLPPVNRATVKALISHLYCVQCFSDTNQMNTHNLAIVFGPTLFQTDGQDYKAGKVVEDLINHYVVVFSVDEEELRKQREEVTAIVKMRVAGTASGTQHAGDFICTVYLEEKKVETEQHVKIPASMTAEELTLEILDRRNVSIREKDYWTCFEVNEKEEAERPLHFAEKVLPIVHGLGIDSHLVVKKCQSMEAMLLYLASRVGDTKHGMMKFREDRSLLGLGLPSGGFHDRYFILNSSCLRLYKEVRSHRPEKEWPVKSLKVYLGVKKKLRPPTCWGFTVVHETEKHEKQQWYLCCDTQMELREWFATFLSVQHDGLVWPSEPSRVSRAVPEVRMGSVSLIPLRGSENEMRRSVAAFTADPLSLLRHV; encoded by the exons ATGTGGGAGGAATTAGCTACaacccctcagcccctccctctgcccctgctaCAAGGCAGAGGGAGCCTGAGATCCTCCAGGGGCTCCTTGTGCCCTGACCAGCAGCTgtgtcccaggacccacagg GCCCTGTGTGCTGCAGTTACTACCACTGACCTGGCTGAGACCCAGGCACTCCTGGGCTGTGGGgctggggtcagctgcttctcagGGGACCCAGCAGCTCCCACACCCCTGGCTCTTGCTGAGCAGGCAGGACAGACTCTGCAGATGGAGTTTCTACGAAATAATCAGAGTACAG AGGTCCCTCGGTTGGACTCAGTGAAGCCCTTGGAAAAGCACTACTCCGTTACCCTGCCAACTGTGAGCCACAGCGGCTTCCTGTACAAAACTGCTTCTGCCGGCAAGCCTCTGCAGGACCGCCGTGCCCGGGAAG AGTTCAGCCGGCGCTGGTGTGTCCTGAGTGATGGGGTCCTGAGCTACTATGAGAACGAACGGGCAGTGACACCCAATGGGGAGATTCGGGCCAGCGAGATAGTATGCCTAGCCGTTTCCCCTCTGGACACCCATGG CTTTGAGCACACCTTTGAGGTGTACACAGAGGGAGAACGGCTGTACCTGTTTGGGCTGGAGAATGCAGAGCTGGCTCACGAGTGGGTCAAGTGCATTGCCAAG GCTTTCGTGCCTCCCCTGGCTGAGGACCTGCTAGCCCGGGACTTTGAACGTCTTGGGCGCCTACCCTGTAAAGCTGGCCTGAGCCTTCAGCAGGCTCAGGAAGGCTGGTTTGCCTTGACTGGCTCTGAGCTCCGGGCTGTCTTCCCAGAGGGGCCCTGGGAAGAGCCACTGCAGCTCCGGAGACTGCAAGAGCTTT CTATCCAAGGAGACAGCGAGAACCAAGTGCTGGTGCTGGTGGAGCGGAGGAG GACACTGTACATCCAGGGTGAGCGGCGGCTGGACTTCATGGCTTGGCTAGGGGTCATCCAGAAAGCAGCAGCCAGCTTGGGAGACACACTATCAGAACAACAGCTTGGGGACTCGGACATTCCAGTGATTGTGTACCGCTGTGTAGACTACATCACGCAGTGTG GCTTGACCTCAGAGGGTATCTATCGAAAGTGTGGTCAGACCTCCAAGACTCAGAGACTGCTAGACAGCCTCCGGCAGGACGCACGCTCTGTGCACCTAAAGGAGGGAGAACAGCACGTGGACGACGTCTCCTCTGCACTCAAACGCTTCCTCAGGGACCTGCCGGATGGGCTCTTCACACGTGCGCAGCGCCTGGCCTGGCTGGAGGCCTCTG agatcgaggatgaggaagaaaagatCTCCAGGTATCGAGAGCTCTTGGTGCATCTGCCCCCTGTCAACCGGGCCACTGTGAAGGCCCTTATCAGCCATCTGTACTG TGTACAGTGCTTCTCAGACACAAaccaaatgaacacacacaaccTGGCTATCGTGTTCGGGCCTACACTCTTCCAGACAGACGGGCAGGACTACAAGGCCGGCAAGGTGGTGGAAGACCTCATCAACCACTACGTGGTGGTGTTCAGT GTGGACgaggaggagctgaggaagcagagggaggaagtcACGGCCATCGTGAAGATGCGAGTGGCTGGCACTGCCAGTGGGACCCAG CATGCTGGTGACTTCATCTGCACAGTCTACCTggaggagaagaaggtggagacTGAACAGCATGTTAAG atcccagcatccatgaCTGCAGAGGAGCTTACGCTGGAGATCCTGGACCGCCGCAATGTGAGCATCAGGGAGAAGGACTACTGGACTTGCTTTGAGGTCAacgagaaggaggaggcag AGCGCCCGCTGCACTTTGCAGAGAAGGTGCTGCCCATTGTGCATGGGCTGGGCATAGACAGCCATCTGGTGGTGAAGAAGTGCCAGTCCATGGAGGCCATGCTGTTGTACTTGG CCAGCCGTGTGGGTGACACCAAGCATGGTATGATGAAGTTCCGTGAAGACCGCAGCCTCCTGGGTCTGGGGCTACCTTCGGGTGGCTTCCACGATCGTTACTTCATTCTCAACAGCAGCTGCCTACGGCTCTACAAGGAGGTTCGG agTCACCGGCCTGAGAAGGAGTGGCCTGTCAAGAGCCTCAAAGTCTACCTGGGTGTAAAGAAGAAACTGCGGCCACCTACTTG CTGGGGCTTCACGGTGGTGCATGAGACAGAAAAGCACGAGAAGCAGCAGTG GTACCTCTGCTGTGACACTCAGATGGAACTTCGAGAGTGGTTTGCCACCTTCCTCTCTGTGCAG CACGATGGCCTGGTGTGGCCCTCTGAGCCCTCTCGAGTGTCCCGGGCAGTGCCTGAGGTCCGGATGGGCAGTGTATCGCTGATCCCGCTACGAGGCAGTGAAAATGAAATGCGCCGGAGTGTGGCAGCCTTCACTGCTGACCCCCTTTCC CTCCTCCGCCATGTCTGA